The Sulfurihydrogenibium sp. genome contains a region encoding:
- the soxB gene encoding thiosulfohydrolase SoxB, with amino-acid sequence MNISRRELFHLAAIAGLSLAAEDVFAKLNDLNPEKLFEFKPVGNVTLLHICDMHAHLKPLYWREPSTLISARELIGTPGFLCGKAFLKYYGIKSNTMRAYFDTYIGFEELAKKYGKMGGVAHIATLVKQIKAERGNDKVLFMDSGDTWQGTAIGLFTKGLAVVEAQNALGLDIMVGHWEYTYGKDRVLELVNKHLKAEFISQNVADDMWGDLIFKPYTIREVGGVKVAVIGNSFPYTPIANPKEFTEGWTFGIQPERLQKFVDEVRSKGADVVVLLSHDGFTLDQALAKMVKGIDVILSGHTHDPAPKPVIVNNTIIVIAGSHGKYLGRLDLEVKNKKITNFAYKLYPVASNFIKPDKEVQDLVNKLYEPYEKQLSEVIGKTETILYKRDTFYSTFDRVMMDAIKEEADCEIVFNPGYRWGTTLLPGDNITVDDVYSMAAITYPDVYRFELTGAQIKNLLEDVADNVFNPNPLYQQGGDMSRTLGLEYAIKISAPTGQRISDIKVNGKDLDPNRTYVVASWGGNLYKMGKNAKKLRPSYDITIDYIKRVKVVNPPLKSNVKILDFDCGCPTSEGKCL; translated from the coding sequence ATGAATATTTCAAGAAGAGAGCTGTTTCATCTTGCCGCAATAGCAGGACTGTCATTAGCAGCTGAAGATGTTTTTGCAAAATTAAACGATTTAAACCCGGAAAAACTATTTGAGTTTAAACCTGTTGGGAACGTTACACTATTACACATATGCGATATGCATGCACACCTTAAACCGCTTTATTGGAGAGAGCCATCTACACTAATTTCAGCAAGGGAGCTAATAGGAACTCCCGGATTTTTATGCGGTAAGGCATTTTTAAAATACTACGGCATAAAGTCAAATACAATGAGAGCTTACTTTGATACTTACATCGGCTTTGAAGAGCTTGCCAAGAAATACGGAAAGATGGGCGGTGTAGCACATATAGCAACCTTAGTTAAACAGATAAAGGCAGAAAGAGGTAATGATAAAGTATTATTTATGGATTCCGGCGATACATGGCAAGGAACAGCTATTGGACTATTTACAAAAGGTTTAGCGGTAGTTGAGGCACAAAATGCTCTTGGGCTTGATATTATGGTTGGTCATTGGGAGTATACATACGGAAAAGACAGAGTCTTAGAGCTTGTAAACAAGCATCTCAAAGCAGAGTTTATATCTCAAAACGTAGCAGATGATATGTGGGGCGATCTAATCTTTAAACCATACACAATCAGAGAAGTTGGCGGTGTAAAAGTTGCAGTCATTGGAAACTCATTCCCTTACACACCAATAGCAAACCCTAAGGAGTTTACAGAAGGCTGGACATTTGGAATTCAGCCAGAAAGACTTCAAAAGTTTGTTGATGAAGTAAGAAGCAAAGGAGCTGATGTAGTAGTTTTATTATCTCATGATGGATTTACATTAGACCAAGCTCTTGCAAAAATGGTAAAAGGAATTGATGTTATCCTTTCCGGACACACCCACGACCCAGCACCAAAACCAGTGATAGTAAATAATACAATCATAGTCATTGCAGGAAGCCATGGAAAATATCTTGGAAGGTTAGACCTTGAAGTTAAAAATAAAAAGATTACAAACTTTGCCTATAAACTATACCCTGTTGCATCAAACTTTATAAAACCGGATAAAGAAGTCCAAGACCTTGTAAATAAACTATATGAACCATATGAAAAACAGCTTTCTGAAGTTATAGGAAAAACAGAAACAATACTCTACAAAAGAGATACATTCTATTCAACCTTTGACAGAGTAATGATGGATGCAATCAAAGAAGAAGCAGATTGTGAAATAGTATTCAACCCAGGCTACAGATGGGGAACAACACTTCTACCCGGAGATAATATTACAGTAGATGATGTTTACAGTATGGCTGCGATAACATACCCTGATGTTTACAGATTTGAGCTAACAGGAGCTCAGATTAAAAATCTATTAGAAGATGTAGCAGATAACGTATTTAATCCAAACCCACTTTACCAACAAGGTGGAGATATGAGCAGAACTCTTGGTCTTGAATATGCCATAAAAATCTCTGCACCAACAGGACAAAGAATATCTGACATAAAAGTAAACGGAAAAGACCTTGACCCTAACAGAACTTACGTAGTAGCATCTTGGGGTGGAAATCTATACAAAATGGGCAAAAATGCTAAAAAACTAAGACCATCTTATGACATTACTATTGATTACATCAAGAGAGTGAAAGTAGTTAATCCACCATTAAAATCAAACGTAAAAATCTTAGATTTTGACTGTGGATGCCCAACATCTGAAGGAAAATGTTTATAG
- the soxA gene encoding sulfur oxidation c-type cytochrome SoxA, giving the protein MKLKGKLLLFGALVLASAFSVNKAISQEAGQAISEEDLALYKTGINPGEVFAQEVGGKLFNTPMGKSNKSCASCHSEEKLKKAVGTYPKYNEKLNAVISLQQRIQMCQKLNQGVENPFPLKSEENTALLTYLKYIASGEKINVDTSSNPVVKEYYDYGKYVFELKRGKRNLSCQTCHEYAAGMVLRMQKLNPLGHEFNGIKGTTAAAHWPGYRMTQSKVVTIEQRFQQCMSQAGMKVLPLGSKEMVALELYVTSLANGATIEAPGLVR; this is encoded by the coding sequence ATGAAATTAAAGGGTAAACTATTGCTTTTTGGAGCCTTGGTTTTAGCTTCAGCATTTAGTGTAAATAAAGCAATTTCACAAGAAGCTGGACAAGCTATATCAGAGGAAGATTTAGCATTATATAAAACTGGAATAAACCCGGGAGAAGTTTTTGCTCAGGAAGTTGGTGGAAAGCTGTTTAATACACCTATGGGAAAATCAAATAAATCCTGTGCATCTTGCCACAGTGAAGAAAAACTTAAAAAAGCTGTTGGAACTTATCCAAAATACAACGAAAAATTAAACGCTGTAATATCACTACAGCAAAGAATTCAGATGTGCCAAAAACTAAATCAAGGTGTTGAAAACCCTTTCCCGCTTAAAAGTGAAGAAAACACTGCATTACTTACATACTTAAAGTATATAGCATCCGGAGAAAAAATTAACGTAGATACATCATCCAACCCGGTTGTTAAAGAGTACTATGATTATGGAAAGTATGTGTTTGAATTAAAAAGAGGAAAAAGAAATTTATCATGCCAAACCTGTCATGAATATGCTGCTGGAATGGTTTTGAGAATGCAGAAACTAAATCCTCTTGGGCATGAATTTAATGGAATAAAAGGAACAACCGCTGCTGCCCATTGGCCTGGTTATAGAATGACACAAAGTAAAGTTGTAACAATAGAACAAAGATTTCAACAATGCATGAGTCAAGCAGGTATGAAAGTTCTACCTCTTGGCTCAAAGGAGATGGTAGCATTAGAGCTTTATGTAACATCATTAGCAAATGGGGCAACCATAGAAGCACCAGGACTTGTTAGATAA
- the soxZ gene encoding thiosulfate oxidation carrier complex protein SoxZ, giving the protein MPRTAMVKIDPKDYKKDDLIKVNTVIMHPMDTGLVKDKESGKYIAANHITDVEVYYGDERITTMKLSGSVSANPFISFYVKATKTAPLKIIWKDNKGDVTEKVIDINVG; this is encoded by the coding sequence ATGCCAAGAACAGCAATGGTAAAAATAGACCCAAAAGATTACAAAAAAGATGACTTAATCAAAGTCAATACAGTTATAATGCATCCAATGGACACAGGTTTAGTAAAAGACAAAGAATCTGGAAAGTATATTGCAGCTAATCATATTACAGACGTAGAAGTGTATTATGGAGATGAAAGAATTACTACCATGAAACTTTCCGGCTCTGTAAGTGCCAATCCCTTTATCTCTTTCTATGTAAAAGCTACCAAAACTGCACCTTTAAAAATCATTTGGAAAGATAACAAAGGGGACGTTACAGAAAAAGTAATCGACATAAATGTAGGATAA
- the soxY gene encoding thiosulfate oxidation carrier protein SoxY — protein sequence MNRRELLKGAALAVSGLTFGSSLLSNVFAVELADAPPPKKPYEEALKEITGGKTVTDSDKVKLIAPEIAENGAVVPVTVEVELPIEQVKAIHILADKNHNARTMSVEFTPANGKAYISTRIRLAESMNVVAIAQLADGSFIKAQKPVKVTIGGCG from the coding sequence ATGAACAGAAGAGAGCTTTTAAAAGGAGCAGCACTGGCTGTTTCTGGTCTAACGTTCGGCAGCTCATTGTTATCTAATGTCTTTGCTGTTGAGCTTGCAGACGCACCACCACCAAAAAAACCTTATGAAGAAGCATTAAAAGAAATTACCGGAGGAAAAACAGTCACTGATTCAGACAAAGTAAAGCTTATTGCTCCGGAGATTGCAGAAAACGGGGCTGTTGTGCCGGTTACTGTAGAAGTAGAACTGCCAATAGAGCAGGTTAAAGCAATTCATATCTTAGCAGACAAAAACCATAATGCTCGTACGATGAGCGTTGAGTTTACTCCGGCTAACGGAAAGGCTTACATCTCAACGAGAATAAGACTTGCAGAATCTATGAACGTTGTCGCTATAGCACAGCTTGCAGATGGTAGCTTTATTAAAGCACAGAAGCCTGTAAAAGTTACAATAGGCGGATGTGGATAA
- a CDS encoding DUF255 domain-containing protein, translating to MKLKSFILIFVLTLFGISNAEINWVPLYKAFEIAKKENKLIFVYIYSPSCHYCDMMDFNVFDSRKVEDMLNGQFVPVKLRKCSKEGIEFRKKYGFVGTPMFYFLEPDGKKIKAIFGAWEEKDFIKILEYFSSGSYKTMDMNEFFMKTN from the coding sequence ATGAAGCTTAAAAGCTTTATTTTGATTTTTGTATTAACTTTGTTTGGCATTTCAAATGCAGAAATAAACTGGGTCCCTCTTTATAAAGCTTTTGAAATAGCAAAAAAGGAGAATAAGCTTATTTTTGTGTATATTTACTCACCATCTTGTCATTACTGCGACATGATGGATTTTAACGTATTTGACAGTAGAAAAGTTGAAGATATGCTAAATGGGCAGTTTGTTCCTGTAAAATTAAGAAAATGCAGTAAAGAAGGCATAGAGTTTAGAAAAAAATACGGATTTGTAGGAACGCCAATGTTTTATTTCTTAGAACCGGATGGAAAGAAAATTAAAGCAATCTTTGGAGCCTGGGAAGAAAAAGATTTTATCAAAATTTTAGAGTATTTCTCATCCGGAAGTTATAAAACGATGGATATGAACGAATTTTTTATGAAAACAAATTAG
- the soxX gene encoding sulfur oxidation c-type cytochrome SoxX, producing the protein MKLKKFLTIAGLVGLTAIGAYALTLQEAGIENPEGKSVMLKDVPPEPRLYAIPPECNLKDKESLKKLAEKGKEVFNTVAKGNCVACHCAKDAKGCGNIGPDLTGYKNGLFKAPGYRGEEKTVDWLYQKIADGRILIPKDLENIPYYHIMTVQITTGQLTYEEVCQLTAYVLSQE; encoded by the coding sequence ATGAAGCTTAAAAAGTTTTTAACAATCGCTGGATTGGTAGGACTTACTGCAATTGGTGCGTATGCCTTAACTTTACAAGAAGCAGGAATAGAAAATCCAGAAGGCAAGTCTGTAATGCTAAAAGATGTCCCCCCGGAACCAAGATTGTATGCAATTCCTCCTGAATGTAATTTAAAAGATAAAGAATCTTTAAAGAAATTGGCTGAAAAAGGAAAAGAAGTTTTTAATACAGTTGCAAAAGGAAACTGCGTTGCTTGTCATTGTGCTAAGGATGCAAAAGGATGTGGAAACATAGGACCAGATTTAACAGGTTATAAAAACGGACTTTTTAAAGCTCCGGGTTATAGAGGAGAAGAAAAAACCGTAGACTGGCTATATCAAAAAATCGCCGATGGAAGAATACTGATTCCTAAGGATTTAGAAAATATTCCATACTATCATATAATGACAGTTCAAATTACAACAGGACAGCTAACATACGAAGAAGTTTGCCAATTAACAGCATACGTACTAAGTCAGGAGTAA
- a CDS encoding IS200/IS605 family accessory protein TnpB-related protein, which translates to MITLQCLLEFQNTQDKEIVLNLMRRFSSAMRYAYQRLLEGEKRKDLKKQLSKLFNINTRYSDDAIFLAQSTITSCEKRGQNPKKLIFGSRKVFEQLKKNHLTGKRRKQLKAKWKESRQGNLYSRGDKSRQGNLNLRFEWIDNELYLRINIGDRQYIYAKVIRDVRREKDKWIDFMFMLENAYKYKEWFPYSVRLKVKNGNVYAFISIEEKLPSIKIKKDNGIIGIDVNAYPFHLALAFASKDGNLEKYQSINLNELLEVNSEKRQYLEWQIAHRITEIAKEEGKAISIENINKLPKGKRGDGLAKLRRRMQKWSYKRLLEKIEVLARRNGIELVKVNPAYTSVIGKLKYAPQHNIDKDIAGAYVIARRGLGYKEKLPKNYKELLSDVDFLSYTIAKIEDNIAKLKQKLKEENNEYKRNKLKSKLTKFRKNLKTLQNHVSHFTSHVSRLESGKSESATQQPVNQRKEQVRGLPTSRHKSWQVLSIALAFCCLERSYRDLSPLKRVIVSKDWIAVANRLAPACLAAGTMTLPKYRLSGSEVSEMAEYKYPDPNCAS; encoded by the coding sequence ATGATAACACTACAATGCCTACTTGAATTTCAAAATACGCAAGATAAAGAGATTGTATTAAATTTAATGCGTAGATTTTCATCTGCTATGAGATATGCATACCAAAGATTATTAGAAGGCGAAAAAAGAAAAGATTTAAAAAAACAACTATCAAAACTATTTAACATAAACACAAGATACTCAGATGATGCTATATTTTTAGCACAATCAACAATCACATCATGCGAAAAAAGAGGTCAAAATCCAAAAAAGCTTATATTTGGCTCAAGGAAAGTGTTTGAGCAACTAAAGAAAAACCACCTAACAGGAAAAAGAAGAAAACAGTTAAAAGCAAAATGGAAAGAAAGCAGACAAGGAAATTTATATTCAAGAGGAGATAAATCTAGACAAGGAAATCTAAATCTAAGATTTGAGTGGATAGATAATGAGCTTTATTTGAGAATAAACATAGGAGACAGACAATATATCTACGCAAAAGTAATTAGAGATGTCAGAAGAGAAAAAGACAAATGGATAGATTTTATGTTCATGCTTGAAAATGCATATAAATACAAAGAATGGTTCCCATATTCAGTCAGACTAAAAGTAAAAAACGGTAATGTATACGCTTTTATATCCATAGAAGAAAAACTACCATCTATAAAAATCAAGAAAGACAATGGAATAATAGGCATAGACGTAAACGCATACCCATTTCATTTAGCATTAGCTTTTGCAAGTAAAGACGGAAATTTAGAAAAGTATCAAAGCATTAATTTAAACGAATTATTAGAAGTAAATTCAGAAAAAAGACAATACTTAGAATGGCAAATAGCACACAGGATAACAGAGATAGCAAAAGAAGAGGGAAAAGCAATATCTATAGAAAATATAAATAAACTACCAAAGGGCAAAAGAGGAGATGGATTAGCAAAATTAAGAAGAAGAATGCAAAAATGGAGCTATAAAAGATTATTAGAAAAAATAGAAGTTTTAGCAAGAAGAAATGGAATAGAATTAGTAAAAGTCAATCCTGCATATACGTCAGTAATTGGAAAACTAAAATACGCACCACAGCACAACATAGACAAAGACATAGCAGGAGCTTATGTAATAGCGAGAAGAGGATTGGGATATAAAGAAAAACTACCAAAGAATTACAAAGAGCTGTTAAGTGATGTTGATTTTCTATCATACACTATAGCAAAAATTGAAGATAATATCGCAAAATTAAAACAAAAGTTAAAAGAAGAAAACAACGAATACAAAAGAAACAAACTAAAAAGCAAATTAACAAAATTCAGAAAAAACCTAAAAACACTACAAAACCACGTCTCACATTTCACATCTCACGTTTCACGTTTAGAAAGTGGAAAGAGTGAGTCAGCTACCCAACAACCTGTCAACCAACGGAAGGAACAGGTGAGGGGTCTGCCTACAAGCAGACATAAAAGCTGGCAAGTTCTTTCCATAGCCTTAGCCTTCTGCTGTCTTGAAAGATCCTACAGAGATCTTTCTCCCTTGAAGCGTGTAATCGTTTCAAAGGATTGGATAGCAGTGGCTAACAGGTTAGCTCCTGCATGCTTGGCGGCAGGGACTATGACACTTCCAAAATACCGCCTGTCAGGGTCGGAAGTGTCTGAAATGGCGGAATACAAATACCCTGACCCAAACTGTGCAAGCTGA
- a CDS encoding 50S ribosomal protein L7ae, translated as MDLEAEKKVVSLLQFAYKSGKLRFGYENLHKLKGRYFLILANDLSENTKKYILKLNRFEIYFFKNKQELGKIFGKNNVGVIAVLEDNLGREIKRFLKG; from the coding sequence ATGGATTTAGAAGCTGAAAAGAAAGTCGTATCACTACTACAGTTTGCTTACAAGTCTGGAAAGCTGAGGTTTGGATATGAAAATTTACATAAACTTAAAGGAAGGTACTTTTTGATTTTGGCAAATGACCTTTCAGAGAATACGAAAAAGTATATATTAAAGTTAAATAGATTTGAAATTTATTTTTTCAAGAATAAACAGGAGCTTGGAAAAATTTTTGGAAAAAATAATGTTGGTGTTATTGCAGTTTTAGAAGATAATTTAGGCAGAGAAATAAAACGTTTTTTAAAAGGATAG
- the nusA gene encoding transcription termination factor NusA, with product MSVKLKNVIETISREKNIPEDVIEKALKDGILTAVKKEFKLREKDAVRVVFDKEKDELKVLIKKKVTPFVEDEIKEIALEEAKKYDINADYGKYVYAPLNLEDIGRIALSVAKEVIAKKVSKVERDILYKEFKDYEGKIITGTVRRFEGDDIIVDLGRIEAILPKEEQIPKEKYKIGDRIRALVLKVSKKNTHPIIEKGKLKRVLKVFEPPIVILSRTHPNFLKKLLEIEVPEIAEGEIEVKAVAREPGERAKVAVYSKDENIDPVGVVVGLKGSRILNVSSELSGEKIDVIEWDEDPAKFIIRALAPAKAKKYRLLPRKKRIEIAVPKDELSLAIGKNGINAKLAHKLTGWHIDILSEEDFERIQKLPST from the coding sequence ATGTCTGTAAAACTAAAGAATGTAATAGAAACCATATCAAGAGAAAAAAATATTCCTGAAGATGTTATAGAAAAAGCATTAAAAGATGGTATTTTAACAGCTGTAAAAAAAGAGTTTAAATTAAGGGAAAAGGATGCTGTAAGAGTTGTTTTTGATAAAGAAAAAGACGAATTAAAAGTTTTAATCAAGAAAAAAGTCACGCCGTTTGTAGAAGATGAAATAAAAGAAATTGCTTTAGAGGAAGCAAAAAAATACGACATAAACGCAGATTATGGAAAATATGTATACGCTCCATTAAACCTTGAAGATATTGGAAGAATTGCTTTAAGCGTTGCTAAAGAGGTAATAGCTAAAAAAGTTTCAAAGGTTGAAAGAGATATTTTATATAAAGAGTTTAAAGATTATGAAGGAAAAATAATAACCGGGACTGTTAGGAGATTTGAAGGTGATGATATAATCGTAGACTTAGGAAGAATTGAGGCAATTTTACCAAAGGAGGAGCAGATTCCAAAGGAAAAATACAAAATAGGTGATAGAATAAGGGCTTTGGTTTTAAAAGTTTCTAAAAAGAATACACATCCAATTATAGAAAAAGGAAAGTTAAAAAGGGTCTTAAAAGTTTTCGAACCACCAATAGTTATACTTAGTAGAACACATCCTAACTTTCTTAAAAAATTATTAGAAATAGAGGTTCCTGAAATTGCAGAAGGTGAAATCGAGGTTAAGGCAGTTGCAAGAGAGCCCGGAGAAAGAGCAAAAGTAGCAGTTTATTCAAAGGACGAAAATATAGACCCTGTAGGTGTTGTAGTCGGCTTAAAAGGTAGCAGAATTCTAAATGTTTCTTCAGAACTATCCGGCGAAAAAATAGATGTTATAGAATGGGATGAAGACCCAGCAAAATTCATTATTAGAGCTTTAGCTCCTGCAAAAGCTAAAAAATATAGACTTCTTCCAAGAAAAAAAAGAATAGAAATTGCTGTTCCAAAAGATGAACTTTCCTTAGCAATAGGAAAAAACGGGATAAATGCAAAATTAGCTCACAAATTGACTGGCTGGCATATAGATATATTAAGCGAGGAAGATTTTGAGAGAATCCAAAAACTACCAAGCACGTAA
- the rimP gene encoding ribosome maturation factor RimP, producing MKVEDKVKELLLPILEERDFKLVDIEFVPSKRPILRIYIYNPEGTSIDDCEWVSKRIGALLDVEDLIDKAYVLEVSSPGLDRKFKNIEEYDIFKGRDVVIKTKEPINDKKVFKGKLLGLEDEKVKIKEKEETIEIPLENIIQTKLDF from the coding sequence ATGAAAGTTGAAGATAAGGTAAAGGAATTACTTTTGCCTATTTTAGAAGAAAGAGACTTTAAGCTTGTGGACATTGAGTTTGTACCAAGCAAAAGACCAATTCTGCGTATTTACATATACAATCCGGAAGGTACATCCATAGATGATTGTGAATGGGTAAGCAAAAGAATAGGAGCTTTACTTGATGTTGAAGATTTAATCGATAAAGCATATGTCCTTGAAGTTTCTTCACCAGGGTTAGACAGGAAATTTAAGAATATAGAAGAATACGATATTTTTAAAGGCAGAGATGTAGTAATAAAAACGAAAGAACCTATCAATGACAAAAAAGTGTTCAAAGGTAAACTATTAGGTTTGGAAGATGAGAAAGTAAAAATTAAAGAAAAGGAAGAAACCATAGAGATTCCATTAGAAAATATTATCCAAACAAAATTAGACTTTTAA